One Phaseolus vulgaris cultivar G19833 chromosome 4, P. vulgaris v2.0, whole genome shotgun sequence DNA window includes the following coding sequences:
- the LOC137838856 gene encoding uncharacterized mitochondrial protein AtMg00860-like — protein MPPTTFQSLMNDIFKEFLRKFVLLFFDDILVYSPSWKNHLLHLELVLQLLQKHQLCAKLSKCSFGLQQVDYLGHTVSGQGVAMDKAKVQAVLQWPVPQNLKQLKGFLGLIGYYRKFIKSYAVIVAALTNLLKKDIFFWGPDAETTFSKLKSAITQAPVLALPEFSKPFTLEIDASGVGISIVLSLRSPSHCLFF, from the coding sequence ATGCCCCCAACCACTTTTCAAAGTCTCATGAATGATATTTTTAAGGAATTTCTTAGAAAATTTGTATTGCTTTTCTTTGATGACATATTAGTATATAGTCCTTCTTGGAAGAACCATTTGTTACATCTTGAATTGGTTCTTCAATTGCTGCAAAAGCACCAGTTATGTGCAAAGCTGTCAAAATGCTCTTTTGGTCTCCAACAAGTGGATTATCTTGGTCACACAGTTTCAGGACAGGGAGTAGCAATGGATAAAGCCAAGGTACAAGCAGTTTTACAGTGGCCAGTTCCACAAAATCTTAAACAACTTAAAGGATTCCTAGGCTTGATTGGGTATTATAGAAAATTTATCAAGTCCTATGCAGTAATTGTTGCTGCTTTAACAAATCTTCTGAAGAAGGACATATTTTTTTGGGGTCCAGATGCTGAGACAACCTTCTCCAAGCTCAAATCTGCAATTACACAAGCACCAGTTTTAGCCTTGCCAGAGTTTTCAAAACCTTTCACTCTAGAAATTGATGCTTCAGGAGTTGGTATCAGTATTGTTTTGAGTCTAAGATCACCATCCCATTgcttatttttctaa
- the LOC137837727 gene encoding protein PSK SIMULATOR 1: MALETWLIKVKTALSHSLTKKPSFSSSKPKHVAVLSFEIANVMSKLLHLWQSLSDANVVRLRNDAIALEGVRKLISNDESFLLSLAVAEFADSLRLVADSVSRLSNYCHDPSLRSFHRIFTEFANSGLDPRAWTLTTPKDIETKHRKLQHYVSLTATLHKEIDALTLLESAFKKALLNADNAATEHSSCHKKLSDLQQKIFWQKQEVKNLKERSLWNKNFDGVVLLLARFVFTVLARIKVVFGIGHSSVPFLSRSLSSVYPSDHQNPISSCSFISGPLKSSKLDEENEDLRYGFFESNCKVLKLKGDGDSDTLGASALALHYANLVMVLEKMIKSPQLVGVDARDDLYGMLPSSIRSSLRARLRGVGFSACDDHVLAGEWRDALGRILGWLAPLAHYMIKWHSERSYEQQNLVPKTNVLLLQTLFFANKEKTEAAITELLVGLNYVWRFEREMTAKALFECTKFNNGFLSLHKPS, from the coding sequence ATGGCACTTGAAACCTGGCTCATCAAGGTCAAAACGGCGCTGTCGCATAGCCTCACGAAGAAACCGTCGTTTTCCTCGTCGAAGCCAAAACACGTTGCCGTTTTGTCCTTCGAGATCGCGAACGTGATGTCGAAGCTCCTCCACCTCTGGCAGTCCCTCTCCGACGCCAACGTCGTTCGCCTCCGAAACGACGCCATCGCGCTAGAAGGCGTGCGCAAGCTCATCTCAAACGACGAGTCTTTTCTTCTAAGCCTCGCCGTAGCCGAGTTCGCCGACTCGCTCAGACTCGTCGCCGACTCGGTCTCCCGACTCAGCAACTACTGCCACGATCCTTCTCTCCGATCCTTCCACCGAATCTTCACCGAGTTCGCCAACTCGGGCCTCGACCCACGCGCGTGGACCCTCACCACCCCCAAAGACATCGAAACCAAACACAGAAAATTGCAACATTACGTGTCTCTCACGGCAACGCTCCACAAAGAAATCGACGCTCTCACGCTCCTCGAAAGCGCGTTTAAAAAAGCGCTTCTCAACGCTGACAACGCCGCCACCGAACACTCTTCCTGTCACAAAAAACTCAGCGATCTTCAGCAGAAGATATTCTGGCAGAAACAAGAGGTGAAGAACTTGAAGGAACGTTCCTTATGGAACAAAAACTTCGATGGGGTTGTTTTGTTGTTAGCAAGGTTCGTTTTCACTGTGTTAGCGCGGATCAAGGTTGTCTTCGGAATCGGACACAGTAGTGTTCCCTTTTTGTCACGTAGTTTGTCTTCCGTTTATCCCTCTGATCACCAAAACCCTATTTCTTCTTGCTCCTTTATTTCTGGGCCGTTAAAAAGCTCAAAACTTGATGAGGAAAACGAGGATTTGAGATATGGGTTTTTTGAGTCTAATTGCAAGGTGTTGAAGTTGAAGGGTGATGGTGATAGTGACACTCTGGGTGCTTCAGCTTTGGCCTTGCACTATGCAAACTTGGTGATGGTGTTGGAGAAGATGATAAAGTCACCCCAGTTGGTTGGGGTGGATGCTAGGGACGATTTGTATGGGATGCTACCAAGTAGCATAAGGTCATCTTTGAGGGCAAGATTGAGAGGGGTGGGGTTTTCTGCATGTGATGATCATGTGCTTGCTGGAGAATGGAGGGATGCATTGGGCAGGATTCTGGGGTGGTTGGCTCCATTGGCACATTACATGATCAAGTGGCACAGTGAAAGGAGCTATGAGCAGCAGAACTTGGTACCAAAAACCAATGTGTTGTTGTTGCAGACTTTGTTCTTTGCAAACAAGGAGAAGACAGAAGCTGCCATCACTGAGCTGCTTGTGGGGTTGAACTATGTTTGGAGGTTTGAGAGGGAAATGACAGCTAAGGCATTGTTTGAATGTACCAAATTTAATAATGGCTTCTTAAGCTTGCACAAGCCCAGCTAA